Below is a window of Maylandia zebra isolate NMK-2024a linkage group LG19, Mzebra_GT3a, whole genome shotgun sequence DNA.
AATGACCGACCAGCAGCTGCTGCAAAGATCACTGAGTTAATGATGAAGGAGAAAAACATCAGACTAAATATCGCCATCACAGGAGAATCAGGGGCAGGTAAATCCACCTTTGTTAACGCCCTCAGAGACCTGCCCGATGATGATGAGAGAGCTGCTCCTACTGGTGTTACAGAAACCACCTCAGAGGTCACACCGTACCCCCATCCAAAGTATCCCAATGTTACTTTATGGGATCTTCCTGGGATCGGCACCACCAGGTTTCCAGCTAAGAAGTACCTGAAGCTTTTTGGATTTGAGAAGTTTgacttcttcatcatcatctcagACACTCGCTTCACAGAAAACGATGTGAAACTCGCTCAGGAGATTCAGAGGATGAagaaaaagttctactttgttCGATCAAAGATTGACAACAATATGCGAgctgagagaagaaagagagactTCAATGAAGGCAAAGCTCTGACAAAAATCAGAGACGACTGCGTTAAAGGTGAGTATTCAGTGATCATTTATCCCAGTGTGAGATTAATTTCTGGATGTGTTCTTTAATAATGTTCACTTTGTGGCTGTGTGTGAATGgaataaactttattttctaTTGTTTGCATCATCGCATACTCAGAAAAATTACAAATTACTTTGATTATCAGTAATCACTGAGAGAAGCTGGATGAACTTTATTTGATGTTTCAAGTGTATAAAGTTATTTAGATCTgtcctcctgcagctgctggagAGGTCAGGCTTTTATTGGACAGCTGAACTTTATTACACTGATCACTCATTAAACTGCTACTGCCTCTTTCAGGTTGATACCAAAATTTAGGATGAGAacagatttttaatttatttgttcatttttaactGACAAGATAAAATGATCAATCCAATCAAATTCATTTATTGGGTCAACAATGTATAAACATATAATCAGTTTTATCTCCAGTTTTTGTCTCCATCAACAAACATTACACTTTAGTTGTTTGATGTTTCTTGAAGAACAGCTGCCTGCTGCTGTTAATCTCTAACTCAGTGTTTGTTTGGTATTGTTCAGACTCTCTGGGCTGCAGTTTCTCTTCATATTAATCTTACATAAAAAACACTCTAATCATTCCCgtgacaaacagcagcagataTGATCCAAGATTATTCTAAACTATACACAACTAAACTATAATCCTTTATAACTCTGTGGAGTCAGAGGAGTCAATGAATCCCCTGAATGGAAAAGCCTAGTTTTAGATCATTTATTGTTTCATACTTAATCTTCACACTGTGTGTTTCTTCTGTGACGCAGGTCTTCAGACACAAGGCATCGAGTCTCCACAGGTGTTCCTGGTGTCCAGCTTTGAGCTCCACCTGTACAACTTCTCTCTCTTACATGAGACCTTAGACAGAGACCTTCCTGCACACAAGAGAGATGCTCTGCTGCGAGCCATGCCCAACTTCAACCCAGAGATCATCAGGAAGAAGAAACAAGCTCTGAAATCCAAAGTAAAATACTGGGCTACTCTGTCTGCAGCTGGAGCAGCTGTTCCAGTTCCTGGTCTTTCTATTGCTGTTGATGCTGTTTTGCTGGTTGGTGTTGTCACAGATTATGTTTTTGCGTTTGGTCTCGATGTCCCGTCTCTGATGAGACTTTCTGACAGAACAGGTGTGCCATATGCTGATCTGTGTGCTGTCATCATTTCACCACTGGCTGCAGTAGAAATAACTAAAAAGCTCCTCTTGACGGTGATAGCCCAACTTGGGGCCGTAGCTGCATTAATTGCAGCAGAGGAAGTGCTCAGATGGATTCCATTTATTGGAATTCTAGTATCAGCGGGTCTCTCTGGTACCACAACTTACAAAATTCTGAAATTGATCCTTGATAAGCTCGCTGATGATGCTCAGAGGGTGTTTGAAAGAGCTTTAGGCTGAACACATCAGTGTGAATCTAAAAGTAAAAGATGAATGAAACTTAAAAAAGTTCAATTGAAATTAATTGAAATGATTAAAtatgtccaaagacatgcatcttgtggggataggttaattggataatccaaattgccactaggtgtgaatgaatgtgagtgtgaatggttgtctgtccctgtgtgttagccctgcgacagactggcgaactgtccagggtgtaccccgcctctcgccctatgacagctgggataggctccagcgccccccgcgaccctgaaaaggataagcggaagcgaatggatggatggatggatgattaaatataaatatattggaACCAAATCATGTTGCAGCTGCACATTTGAGCCATTATCCTACTATAGCTGATAAATGTAGCAGAGGCCTCAGCAGGTCTCATTTCTTCTCATCACATCAATACAGGAACAAATGTGATGTTGTTATTCAGATAAAACCTGCTAGAAGAGCTTTGTTCTAATCCTTTGTCTGATTTGGTGATGTCATCACTGTTTACAGATCAGGTGATGTGATAGTTGCTCCTGAAACATCATCGTCTGAATTTCCTCTGTTTGATTTACTTTGTGATGAAACTCTTTTAATATCATATCGTCGCTTACAGCataataaatacttttaatGCAACAGAAACtgctctgtggtgtttttgtcCTGTTGACTGTAGATTGTGATGAGAGTTCACTGCCCTCCAGTGGTCACAGTGAGGAACTACCACACAAATAATACAGATATGAATCCAAATGTTTATCAACGTTATTCCTGCTTTTCATTAATAAATTGTTCTTGATAAACATTTTTACCATTTATGTCTCTATTTAAGAagtgttttaaatgaaatatattttaacatAGAGAGTTCTTCAGCTCTCTCGGCATTGGTGAGTTGGACACACTGTTAGCTCTGAACAGTCTTTGAGCAAATTAGTGAAAATTCATGAATCTGCAGTCTGTcacaactttgtttttttttaatgtttctaaaTTCTCATTCTTTggtttacataaaaaaaaaacggtgCTTTGTGTTCACTTTAAAAATGAGATGATTTCACTTTTTCTTAATCACTTTGGCTCATTTCTCACAGCAGAAAAATAATTCTCACCACTCTTCCTGCACTTCTCCAAACAGTTTTTCATAACACGGTCACCTTTGCAAAAGACACTCCAACAATCTAAACCATTTTCAGGTTTGGCTAAACTGCAATAAAATCTGAAGTCTTTACAGTTTTCATcatctgtgtgaatgtgtgtgtgaatgggtgaatgactgaatgtagtgtaaagcgctttggggtccttagggtacggtggctgggaagtgcaaatcgcaacaaattaaaaaaccgcaacaaattaaaaaaaaacccacaacaaaatacaaaaagcccacaacaaattacaaaaagcccacaacaaattaaatatCCTTGACGGAAAGGGATTGTCTGAAATACCGGAAGTGACACAACGATTAGCCTAATaaggctttggagcgtgatgtcacggggtgggcgtggaaaggattttggcccgatccgccattttgggggtctaagtgAAAAAGGAGCGAAAGCATAGCCATGGTTCgttcttgctgtgtggtcggctgcaatgttcgatcgcacgaccggcaagagaataagcttgaaaagggtttgtcttttcattctttcccaacctggaagcaacatgatgCAGCTCGTgtgttaccaaacgaaggcgtctagcctggatagcagctgtgagacgagctgacgtgcagttctcttccatctccaaatatctgttggtgctccagacatttttattccggtaagttctaaatatgttcatatcactctttatagcctattagttttattttcgatgcgctctgaggtcatagcaaattagaaaaaaaacatcctactgagtgtGTAACTCCCTCCAAGTTGAAAAACGAACACAAGGCGTTCTTGATTTACTGGCATTTATTGCACACGGGCGCCACCAACAATGCCACCAGAGATGCCATAACGATGCCGTGAGAACTGtacaacaacataaaataatcaatttCCACCGTACATTGTTCTCATAGAGA
It encodes the following:
- the LOC143414008 gene encoding interferon-inducible GTPase 5-like, producing MAVQTDCKSVTKEIKALQLHDKPSAVGIVKKPLGMDGITLNIAITGKTGSGKSTFVNAFRGVSDDDEGAAPTGVTECTMEVKEYFHPNYPNVKFWDLPGVGTPNFPSDTYLERVGFEKFDFFIIISAVRFKENDVKLAQEIQKMEKKFYFVRSKIDDDINAERKKRNFSEEETLTKIRDDCFQGVRGLGIESPQVFLVSSFDLSMYDFSLLQETLERELPELKRDALLFATPSFNLEIISKKKEAFKALSTSTDDQFGFALVKEEINEALLKNDRPAAAAKITELMMKEKNIRLNIAITGESGAGKSTFVNALRDLPDDDERAAPTGVTETTSEVTPYPHPKYPNVTLWDLPGIGTTRFPAKKYLKLFGFEKFDFFIIISDTRFTENDVKLAQEIQRMKKKFYFVRSKIDNNMRAERRKRDFNEGKALTKIRDDCVKGLQTQGIESPQVFLVSSFELHLYNFSLLHETLDRDLPAHKRDALLRAMPNFNPEIIRKKKQALKSKVKYWATLSAAGAAVPVPGLSIAVDAVLLVGVVTDYVFAFGLDVPSLMRLSDRTGVPYADLCAVIISPLAAVEITKKLLLTVIAQLGAVAALIAAEEVLRWIPFIGILVSAGLSGTTTYKILKLILDKLADDAQRVFERALG